One segment of Macrotis lagotis isolate mMagLag1 chromosome 1, bilby.v1.9.chrom.fasta, whole genome shotgun sequence DNA contains the following:
- the LOC141491649 gene encoding cytochrome c oxidase subunit 6B1, with amino-acid sequence MSEDIKTKIRNYRTAPFDSRFPNQNQTRNCWQNYLDFHRCEKAMTEKGGDVSVCQWYKRVYKSICPLSWVNTWDDRRAEETFPGKI; translated from the exons ATGTCTGAAGACATCAAGACCAAGATCCGAAACTACCGCACTGCACCCTTCGACAGCCGCTTCCCCAATCAAAACCAGACCCGCAACTGCTGGCAGAACTACCTAG ATTTTCATCGTTGTGAGAAGGCCATGACTGAGAAAGGTGGTGATGTGTCTGTCTGCCAGTGGTATAAACGTGTCTACAAGTCCATCTGTCCCCTGTCCTGG GTGAATACTTGGGATGATCGCAGAGCAGAAGAAACCTTCCCTGGGAAGATCTGA